In Actinoplanes sp. NBC_00393, a single genomic region encodes these proteins:
- a CDS encoding HAD family hydrolase, with protein sequence MTVTSVSTPPDGAGYDALVFDWDGTLVDSRQLCFDALARALADVDVTLDPVWYWSREAIASPDLLVLWEQEFETLPEPVDEIIVRCRRYVMAAAAQLVVINETARIARAARAHGQRLAIASNASTNNVAAGLAATGLNQLFTTVVTWSDVPAGRGKPAPDVYLLAASQLAVVPQRCLAYEDTDAGVTAALAAGMSVYNVRTRLLYP encoded by the coding sequence GTGACGGTCACGAGCGTTAGTACTCCGCCCGACGGCGCTGGCTACGATGCGCTGGTCTTCGATTGGGACGGCACCCTCGTCGACTCCCGTCAGCTTTGCTTCGACGCGCTCGCCCGCGCTCTGGCCGACGTCGACGTGACCCTCGACCCCGTCTGGTACTGGTCCCGCGAGGCCATCGCTTCGCCCGATCTGCTCGTGCTGTGGGAACAGGAATTCGAAACGCTTCCTGAGCCGGTGGATGAAATCATCGTGCGCTGCCGTCGATATGTGATGGCCGCCGCCGCGCAGCTGGTCGTCATCAATGAAACCGCTCGGATCGCGCGGGCCGCGAGAGCCCATGGCCAGCGCTTGGCAATCGCCTCGAACGCCTCCACCAACAACGTCGCCGCCGGACTGGCCGCAACAGGCCTAAACCAACTGTTCACCACCGTGGTCACCTGGAGCGACGTCCCGGCCGGGCGGGGAAAACCGGCCCCGGACGTCTATCTGCTCGCCGCCAGCCAGCTCGCCGTGGTCCCGCAGCGCTGCCTGGCCTATGAGGACACCGATGCCGGCGTCACCGCAGCCCTGGCTGCGGGGATGAGCGTCTACAACGTGCGCACCCGCTTGCTATACCCCTGA